A genomic region of Anas acuta chromosome 1, bAnaAcu1.1, whole genome shotgun sequence contains the following coding sequences:
- the PCID2 gene encoding PCI domain-containing protein 2, which yields MAHITINQYLQQVQEAIDSRDGQFCAELVSFKHPHVANPRLQLPSPEEKCQQVLEPPYDEMFAAHLRCTYAVGNHDFIEAYKCQTVIVQSFLRAFQAHKEENWALPIMYAVALDLRIFANNADQQLMKKGKSKVGDMLEKAAELLMSCFRVCASDTRAGIEDSKKWGMLFLVNQLFKIYFKINKLHLCKPLIRAIDSSNLKDEYSMAQRVTYRYYVGRKAMFDSDFKQAEEYLSFAFEHCHRSSQKNKRMILIYLLPVKMLLGHMPTVQLLKKYDLMQFAEVTKAVSEGNLLLLNDALTKHETFFIRCGIFLILEKLKIITYRNLFKKVYLLLKTHQLSLDAFLIALKFMQVDDVDIDEVQCILANLIYMGHIKGYISHQHQKLVVSKQNPFPALSTVC from the exons ATGGCGCACATCACCATCAACCAGTACCTGCAGCAG GTACAAGAAGCCATTGACAGCAGAGATGGACAATTTTGTGCAGAATTGGTATCGTTTAAACACCCTCATGTCGCAAACCCAAGGCTTCAG CTTCCATCTCCAGAGGAGAAGTGTCAACAAGTGTTGGAACCACCGTATGATGAAATGTTTGCAGCCCACTTAAG ATGTACTTACGCCGTTGGAAACCATGACTTTATAGAAGCATACAAGTGCCAAACAGTTATCGTTCAAT CTTTCCTGCGAGCATTTCAGGcacataaagaagaaaactg GGCCTTGCCTATTATGTATGCTGTAGCCCTCGATCTTCGAATTTTTGCTAATAAT GCAGATCAACAGCTcatgaagaaagggaaaagcaaagtCGGCGACATgttggaaaaagcagcagagctgctgatgAGCTGCTTCCGAGTCTGTGCCAGTGACAC TCGAGCAGGCATTGAAGATTCCAAAAAGTGGGGCATGTTGTTTCTCGTGAATCAGCtgttcaaaatttattttaag atcaACAAGCTCCATCTATGTAAACCCTTAATTAGAGCAATTGACAGCTCAAACCTGAAGGACGAATACAGTATGGCACAGCGAGTTACATACAGATACTACGTCGGACGCAAAGCCATGTTTGACAGTGACTTTAAGCAAG CTGAAGAGTACCTGTCCTTTGCCTTTGAGCACTGTCACCGCTCAAGccagaagaacaaaagaatgATTTTGATCTACCTGCTGCCAGTGAAAATGTTGTTG ggcCATATGCCAACGGTTCAGCTCTTAAAAAAGTACGACCTCATGCAGTTTGCTGAAGTAACAAAGGCTGTGAG TGAAGGCAATCTTCTCCTACTGAACGACGCTCTGACAAAGCATGAGACCTTCTTCATTCGATGCGGAATCTTTCTTAtcctggagaagctgaaaaTCATCACGTACAGAAATCTCTTTAAGAAAGT atattTACTCCTCAAAACGCATCAACTATCGCTAGATGCCTTTCTGATTGCCCTGAAATTCATGCAAGTAGATGATGTTGACATTGATGAAGTCCAGTGCATTTTAGCTAACCTTATTTACATG GGTCATATTAAAGGCTATATATCTCACCAGCATCAAAAACTTGTCGTCAGTAAGCAGAACCCATTTCCTGCGCTGTCAACGGTGTGTTGA